One Gavia stellata isolate bGavSte3 chromosome 31, bGavSte3.hap2, whole genome shotgun sequence genomic window, AAGGGTTAGAGGACCAGAAAGTGAAACCAACCTCTCTCTTTCCATTATCAAAACAGCAAAGTGGGAACATGTACAAAACACAATTTTCCGGGTCTAATCTTAAAAGCAGCCTTGATGTTTACATCTCATTTTAactcatttcttttaatatgcCGAGAGCTCTTTTCAGAAGACACAAGGGTTTCTGTAGAATACAGTATGCAgtgctaaattatttttcttggcaAGGCAAACTGAATAACAAAGCAGAAACGTGAATCTCCCCTCTCGACAGCAATACACCTACAGGCAACGCGCTGGGCAGGCCAAGACCACCGATAAATAGGACGCGCACGAGCAATTTTGCCGCGGTGGCTTTATACTGCTGTTATTCCCAGGCTCCGCCAGGCATTTCCCGAGCACTAAAAACACAACGGCTTGATCtcaggggaggaaagaaaaatctgccaCTGAGGTCTACTGCCACGGAAAGCACGACGCTGTAGGGTTTTACTAACGGCAGGATTACTGTTACCAGGTAACCTCCTACCAGGCTTGATTTTAACAGTTTTGGGAGACTCTCTGCCTGCCATACCTACTTTCTACTGTTAAGAGACGTCGCCTTCAGCACCTCAGAGGAGCTGTTCTTCACTGCTTGGAAACATCTtttcgttttcttttttttttttctttttttcttttcttttttttttcctctcttgcaaCTCATTTGAGCTGCTGTAGGATGGGCAGTACGACATAAATGTTCCCTCTCTCTAGTAAGGACGCTTCAAGTCATCAATTCAAAGATAATATTAGAGGAGCCCTTCAGAAGGCTCATTATATGTAAAAAGCATACTTGCCTGGAGATAACAAGATTGCACTCAAAATAGCGGCCCTCTGACCTTCTTTAGGAAGGCATCACAAGTAGCTAAAGCAAGATCGCAGCGTGGCCGAGGGAGTTTGTTTGCGTACCGGTTAAGCAGTACTAGTCCTTCCAGGCTGCTGAGGGACGTCTTCCAACTCCCACAAAAGTTCTGGAATATAAAAGTCCCTGAAGATTTTCTGCTGCAAAGTAAATTCCAACTGAGACAAACGTACTTATCTAGAGGATAACAGCTTTGCCCTATGcaccacaacaacaaaatagGAGCCATCTTATAGAGGTCAGTAAATCTGGATGTTAGACAGCTTCATGTAAGCTACGAAAAAGGCAGAAACTTCAGATCTACATCAAGGCAACCCATTCTGAACGCTGTCAGCGCTTTCTGTCCCAGATCCCTCTCTAATCACATCAGAACAATAAAGCTTCCTCAAACCTGACTGTACAATTCCTAGCAGATGTCAGACTGGCATTCAAAACAGCATGAAATGTGACGTTTAAATGGCAAAAGGTATTTTGCCTGATGATTTCACGCTTCTCTGAATTGCGTACTTCACGCATTAGCAGAGGAAACATCAATATGCTGCTACTAAGGGCAAATGGACGAGTACGGAGTCGCTCCCAAGATATGCACATTAAACAGCAACGCAGTGAAGAACTGCTTTTCCCTCCAGTTTTTGCTCTCCGTGACCCTGCAAATATTATTTACAAAGTTTTTCTTGACCGCTTATTCCTCTTGTTCCTTTCCTCtttggggagaggcaggagtaAAGATGACAAGGGCGACGACATGACTCACGGAGCGACTGCCAAGCTCGGAGCATCCAACTGGGCTTGGGTTTGGAAGAGAAGAGACGTTACAGGAAAACAGAATCGGGTTTTCTTTTCACGGCTCCTCTTCGGAGAAACGCAACCGTTAAACCTCATTAAGGTATCGATGGAGACCACGCATCCCACCGCGGGGAAGGGGACTCACTTAGGGATGGCTGAGGAGGTATCAAAGTCTCCCCTACGGGAACCTGCGGGGTTTTGTAACCCCCACTTCAGAGACCCCATAAAAGCAGTTTACGCCCAGATCTCCGCGCTCCCAGAAGGCGGGATCCGGGGCCGGTTCTCCAGCCGCCGGCAGAAAatccccccggggccgggcttCGCTCGTTCGGGGCCGGTTTTGGGGCTGTCGGGGGGGTAAATAACCCAAGCGACGGGCCCCCGAGGCGCTGCAAGAGCACCGGCAGAGGCGCAGGGTGCGGGGCAGGACGGGGGTCGCAGCAGCGGCGAGAGGAGGCGGAGGGTCCCCCCGCGATCTGCaggccgcgcccgccgccggccccgcgccccccgcgccgatccccgcgccgcgccgccgccccgctccccggcctCCCCCCACCGCTCCCCGGCCCGCACCCCACCTTCTCCTCGGGCtcccgcgccccgccgggctCCCGGCCGAGCCGCTGCCGCAGCTCGCTCAtgccggccccgcgcccgcggccgctccgcgccgctccgccgccgACGCTGCTGCGCCCCTCCGAGGCCACCAGGGGGCGGGCGAGGGcagcgcgccgccgccggccaATCGGCGGCGCGGGATGGATGCGGGGGCGGGGGTGGCCCAAGCTTGGCTCCGCCCAGGTGTACCCGGATGTGCGGTCTCCCCCGGCGCCATGATGGGTGGGCGCAAGTGCGTAGCTGCCGCcggggggagggcgggcggccgcGTCGCATCGCGATCGGGGAAGTCCCGCGCGCGGGAAGTTCACGGGCGCTGGAAGATTCGTGACGCATTTGTCTTAAAGAGGAGATTGCCGCTGCTTTTCACTCAGGCCTGCCTGGTGTCTGAGGAGAGCGCGCTGAGCTGTCCCTACAGACAGGCCCTGCGTGTGGCACTGACCCTGCGGTGCAGGCGGAGGATGGGCTGCAGGGATCAGAGAGTCCCCCCCTCAGCCGGGGCGCGGGGTGAGCGGGGCCTCCCGAGCCCGCCGCCTCCCCTAGGCCCCGCCGGCCATCGCTGCACGGCGAGGCGGGACGCGGGCTCGCGCCCCGGAGCGGGGTGGGGCGCGTAAGCAGCGTGATGATTGGCTCCCGCTGGGCGAGGGGGCAAGATTAAGGGGAGGAGCGGCGCCTGGATTGGCCAGAGAGCGGGGGGCACCTGTCATGTGAGCGTAGATAGGGTTTCGCTGAGGGAGGGCAGGGCCGCTGGTGATTGGCTGAGGTACGGCGGTGGGCGGGGCGCAGGGCCGGTATAAAAGGGGTGCTTGGCGGGCAGTGGCTTTTGGCGGCCAGTGGCGCTCCCAGGTTTGGTGTGTGTGGTCGTTCGCTGCTGCTGCGAGGATGTTCGAGGCGCGGCTGGTGCAGGGCTCGGTGCTCAAGCGGGTGCTGGAGGCCCTCAAGGACCTCATCACCGAGGCCTGCTGGGACCTGGGCTCGGGCGGCATCAGCCTGCAGAGCATGGACTCGTCGCACGTCTCCCTGGTGCAGCTCACGCTGCGCTCCGAGGGCTTCGACACCTACCGCTGCGACCGCAACATCGCCATGGGCGTCAACCTCTCCaggtggtggcggcggcggggcctcCCCGGGCGCGGGGATGGGGGAGTGGGCCCGGCcctgaggggaagggggggccgCCGGGCCttggggagggggtgtgtgAGGGGAAGATGCGGGGCGAATGGGCGCCTTTGCCCTCGCCGTCCCTGGGGAGCGGCTGCCGGGGCGCGTGGGGGCCGTTCGGAGCCCTTCTCGGCCCTTCCCCCATTCTCCTCAGCGCTCTCGCGCCGTTTTTTGCGGCGCGCGCGGGGCCCGTCAGCGGCGGTGACGTCACTGCCGGCGCCGAGCGCGCGGCGCGCTGTGGCGGGAAAGCCTGGCGGGGAGCAGGGGAGGCCGAGCGCTGCCCGCCATGGCGCCgagccggccgccccggcccTCGCTCCGCCGCCCTGGGAGGGAGATGTGGCGGGGGGACGAGCTCGagctctgctccttctgcactgCTCCCTACGCTGCGTCTGAGGGTGCTGACTGCTTCTTGCTAGCCTTGTTCTCACAGTCGGTAGTAGGCGATGGGCTGGTGTTCGTGCTTGCTCTGCTTAAAATCCTGTGAGTGACCTATCTTTCCCCTCCCAGCATGtccaaaatactgaaatgtgcTGGGAACGAAGACATCATAACTCTCCGAGCAGAAGACAATGCAGATACGTTGGCTCTAGTGTTTGAAGCACCGAGTGAGTGTTAATTTGGGAGCTAATTTGCTACCGTGATACTTTTTAGCTAGTCTCCATAAAGCACTCAGatgcagggggaggaggaaatgaCGATAAATACTTCAGAAATGGGAAGGGTCACCTGATACTTAAACTCTTGAAACGATCTGGAGATGTAAGCTTAGTCAACTTGAccaatattttctttgtaagagAGACTTTTCTTTAGACCACATACAGATGCTCTTGGTGGGTTGCTGTCCTACGAAAGGCTGTTTGGGTTGCTTTCAGATTTCTAACTCTAATTAAACAAGGTGGATCTTAATGTCATAATTGAGGTGTTTTTACTTGGGGGAGGGAAAACTCAGGATGATAACTTCTTGGAAACACTTGGTCAAactgtgctttgtttctttagaTCAGGAAAAAGTTTCTGACTATGAGATGAAGCTAATGGATCTTGATGTGGAGCAGCTTGGAATTCCAGTAAGTAGTGGCTCAAATGACTGACTACATTGTCTCTTAGAAAGGGGTGTTCTTCCGTGTTCACATCAGACTTGGAGTTTGAGCTTGTAACATAACTTCCTTTGGAGAGACTAGACAAAACTCGAGTGTGGTGACTACACCAAGCTTCTTGATAGAAGTTTAGTTGTGACATTTTCCTTCACAGGAACAAGAATATAGTTGTGTAGTGAAAATGCCTTCCGCTGAGTTCGCACGCATCTGTAGAGATCTCAGCCACATCGGCGATGCAGTTGTCATCTCCTGTGCAAAAGATGGTGTGAAATTTTCAGCTAATGGAGAGCTGGGCAATGGAAACATCAAGCTGTCACAGACCAGTAACGTGGATAAAGAGGAAGAAGCTGTAAGTTAAGCTGTCATAGTTACTGTGGTGTCTTCACTGTTGAGGTTTCTACTAATATGATTGATTCTCTGACCTGTTGGAGGCTAAAGCTGGGTGTATTTCTCCGGTTTGCAGATTAGAGTCAGCAAATTGGTGCTAACTTTAGGTCCTTACCCGCGGGGAGTAGCACTGGCTGCCTTTGCGTGAGGCATCTGAATTATTTGAGACTTGTTGCATTTATTGAGGTCTAACCTGGCTGCTGGTTTTCTAGGTTACAATAGAGATGAATGAGCCAGTCCAATTGACCTTTGCTCTGAGGTACTTGAATTTTTTTACCAAAGCCACTCCCCTGTCACCTACAGTAACACTCAGCATGTCTGCAGATGTTCCTCTTGGTAAGTACAAGCAGCTCTCCTTGAAAATACCCTTGTAGAATGCTGCCACCCTAGAACTGCAGTAAGAACTCTTGATCGAATGGCTTTTCTGAAGATCCTTCtgaatactgttttttcttttttgcagttGTGGAGTACAAGATTGCTGATATGGGACACTTAAAATACTACCTGGCTCCAAAGATTGAAGACCAACAAGAAGGCTCTTAATTGGAGTAGGACTGAGGGGGAGATCTGGTCAGCTCTTTAGAGAGGACACTGACTTTGAGGAGGAAATGGTGTTATTAGCAATCTCAGTGCATTGGAGCATCGTATGAGCACTGTTAGGCATGTTGTGTAGATacctttgtaaatatttttcaactgaCTATTTTGCTATACTGGTGTCGTTGGAAATAGgaaattctgtgttttttctagtCTGTTCCTGTACTTCCAATAATCTCTTAGATGCTGTCTTAAGGTGAAATATCTTACTCTTCTCAACTGGTGTTAGAGAAGGGGTGCAATATTTAACTTGAGTAAAGATGATGCTTCCTAGAGTTTCACCTGTGGAACTGTAGTTGACTAGGCTTGCTGTTCAACTATTATTTGGCcttacttcatttatttttgaagctgGTATTCTGACTGAAActtggaaaatggaaataaagaatacaATTTCATGGGTTTTATCCTGTTTAAATGTGGATGGATGAATCATGCTTTGTCAAACTGTGCTAACATATCCTTGGCCCTTGTTCAAAGAAACTGCAACAGGCAAGCTTGTGCTTTTTTTACACTGGTGTTACCAGATTCTGCTTTGATCGTTTGGATGTGTTGAAATGGAGAGGTGTGGTTACAGTGTGAATAACAAATAGCTCCATGATGCTGTTTCCTAAAGGAAATAGTTTCCTTAAAAGCAGAGGAGGTTTGTGAAGCGGGTTGTGCTTAACATGCATTAGCTTTGGCTGATATTGGAGCTGCCTCTGGCAGGGGCTGTTCCTGTAGCTGTCCCTGGCTCTTGGTGGAGTCAGAGTGTGGAGGCACATGCTGTGGTGTAGTAGTGACTGAAAGTTGGGTGGTCTGGCAGCAAGCTGTGCAAACCCTTCCTGGTTTGGGCTCTACTTTTTCCAGCTTAATGATGTTAAGCTACTCCTAACAGATCTGTGCATGCTGTGTTCGTTGGGTGCCTTCATCCCACACCTTCAATGCTTCTGTTGACACATATAGTAACTTACCTGTGCCACCAGCAATTCCTCTCTTGAGAATATTTGTGATCATCTTTCTTCTCGATGAACATGAGAGGTTTATAGCATGTTTCACCCTGAAGGTTTGATAAAAACAGGatttgaaaacagtttcagGCAGCtactggatttttttgcttACTGTATTGCCACCAGCTAGCCATAAATCCTTACCCTCCATCTGGAACCTGTGTCACAAatgaagaaacactgaaaagcaattCAGCTGGCTTGATCAGTGCTGTGTGGTAAGTGTACTTACAGGCTCTTAAGTGCTGTGGgtatgctgatttttttaggAGGCTGTGTACTTCCCACCAGTCAGCAATACAACAGGATTCTGAGCATAAACTGCCTGCAAACTTGACAACCCAACTGATTGGGCAGAAGAATTTCACAAGGTGGCAGTACTGACTAAAACAAATTCTGCTGTGTCAGAATGGTATGGCTACCATTGTGATAGATACTTGTCCCTGCTCAAAGCTGGGGGACAGGATTTCTTAATGCCCTTGCCTTTGATTCTTCATCAGTAGCAGTGCTGCTCTATTAGTAGAGATGGTTTAGActgtggttttcttctgctgtgatgCAGATAGCTCCCTGCATGGTTTTCAGCTCTGTTACTGAGCTTTGTCTCATGTCTGCAGAGCATGCCCTGTTTATTCTGTTGAACTTAGCTTGCTGATGAATTCATACCTGTAAGAAGACATCTCAAAAGCAAGATCTTCAGCTGCCCTACAGTTTTTCAGCCATTTGCTGAGTTGCTGCCCTTGGCAAAATTGCCCAGAACAGTAGTAGTGGATACCTTAGATAACCAGGAGGCTTTTTTTCACTCTAAATCTGATGCTTCTCAGGTTGGACGGCTGTTGTACCCACAAGTACAGTGAGTAAATACATGCTTCGGCGAAGAATCAGATTCCTGATGTTGATATAAGGAAGGATGCTGGTTTTAATGATGTACATAAAGCTGGGGTAGTGATTGAAGCAAACTCTTCTTGGTGCAACCTCCTGTTGTAGGGGGGGATTACCAACATCTTATTTGTGCCATTCTACCCATAAACACACTATAAAGATAAGCCAAATGGTTTAATAAGGCTTATTTTTACAGCTGTGATGACCAAATGGAGCAGCCTCATGTAAGAAACATCCTTTAACATAAGTAGCTACACACCTGTGTTTCAACTTGCGTGCTGTCTGTGTTCTGGATAAATCCTTAAAGAGGCTGGATGTTTGCTTTGCCGTTGCCATTCccaaataatcaaaataaagatgctcctttaaaaaaaaaccaacaaactgGGGAGGTTGTAAAAGCTCTGTGTGGTTCTCCATGTTTGAGTAAGCTTTTGAAGTTTGTATCTTtaaatacttacatttttcttaccaaggagaaaagaaataagaaatgggGAGGGAGAATTCCTTGAAACTTAAGGAGAATAGGCTTTTCAGGCTCTAAATCAAGTGCATAGTTTATTAACTTAGAGGAACTGGAACCATGGTAATCCCTGCAGTTCCCTTGTCTGGAGCAGTTGGAGGAAGTAGATCCCCAGCTATTTCATTGCATGGGCTAATATTGTTTCAGGTcctagaaataattttctggcaATAGGGCTAACTATGTGACAGACAAGCTAATGGAGGGCTGTGCTGTGTCTGACAGTTTAATTATGTCCAGATCTTCCTTTAGAAAATCAACTTAATTTAAAGTATGTGTAGGAGTGATACGTATGAATGTACTCTTTCAGAAACCATCTAAAAGGCAGCCCTGAAATGACAGGTTAGCTCCGGTGGGTCTCGCGTGACGTGGGCCTGGGTTGACTGCTTATTGCATTAGGTGTGAGGTTTGAGCTTCTGAAAAGGCAAGAAATGACATTCCCTTCTTCCCTTATCCCTGGACAGAGAGGGTAGAAAAATAGATGGCTCTTATTTAGTGGATAAACAGGATTTGGGTTTGAAGTGCCGTGTTTGCATTTACTGGCAAGCTCCCCTTGTGAGCCTGTGCTCTGCCAAGCCTTCTCCCAGGACAttgttctgttctgttccaGCCTGCCCAAGGACGCTGCGATTCCAGCTGCCAATCTGGAGTGTGAGGCTGAAAATGACCCAGCGGAGCTGAGCCAGCAAGAGGCCGCTGCAATAACCTGGAAGGAAATGACTGTCATCAGGAATAAACTTCCTGGGTAGTTCTgcggccggggcagcgcggAAGAGAAGCGGCAGCGGGAGAGATGGATTTGACCAGCAACGCAAACAGTAGGTAACTGTCTTTAtgtgtttttcttaatgttttgaAGCTGCGTGAGGCAGGGTGTGCAGCCTGCAGTTTGGGGGGAGTTCCCAGCCGTGTTGGGAACTTCCTGTTGAGCAGCAGAGAAACCAttttggggctggaggaggggagTCG contains:
- the PCNA gene encoding proliferating cell nuclear antigen, which gives rise to MFEARLVQGSVLKRVLEALKDLITEACWDLGSGGISLQSMDSSHVSLVQLTLRSEGFDTYRCDRNIAMGVNLSSMSKILKCAGNEDIITLRAEDNADTLALVFEAPNQEKVSDYEMKLMDLDVEQLGIPEQEYSCVVKMPSAEFARICRDLSHIGDAVVISCAKDGVKFSANGELGNGNIKLSQTSNVDKEEEAVTIEMNEPVQLTFALRYLNFFTKATPLSPTVTLSMSADVPLVVEYKIADMGHLKYYLAPKIEDQQEGS